A stretch of Oreochromis aureus strain Israel breed Guangdong linkage group 11, ZZ_aureus, whole genome shotgun sequence DNA encodes these proteins:
- the LOC120442666 gene encoding hepcidin-like isoform X2: MKTFSVAVAVAVVLTFICVQQSSAVPVTEELEEPMSMDYPAAAHEEASVDSWKMLYNSRHKRGIKCRFCCGCCTPGICGVCCRF, from the exons ATGAAGACGTTCAGTGTTGCAGTTGCAGTGGCCGTCGTGCTCACATTCATCTGTGTTCAGCAGAGCTCTGCTGTCCCAGTCACTGAA GAGCTGGAGGAGCCAATGAGCATGGACTatccagcagcagcacatgAGGAGGCATCAGTGGACTCATGGAAG ATGCTGTATAACAGCAGACACAAGCGTGGCATCAAGTGTCGCTTTTGCTGTGGCTGCTGCACCCCCGGTATCTGTGGAGTTTGCTGCAGGTTCTGA
- the LOC120442666 gene encoding hepcidin-like isoform X1, whose product MKTFSVAVAVAVVLTFICVQQSSAVPVTEQELEEPMSMDYPAAAHEEASVDSWKMLYNSRHKRGIKCRFCCGCCTPGICGVCCRF is encoded by the exons ATGAAGACGTTCAGTGTTGCAGTTGCAGTGGCCGTCGTGCTCACATTCATCTGTGTTCAGCAGAGCTCTGCTGTCCCAGTCACTGAA CAGGAGCTGGAGGAGCCAATGAGCATGGACTatccagcagcagcacatgAGGAGGCATCAGTGGACTCATGGAAG ATGCTGTATAACAGCAGACACAAGCGTGGCATCAAGTGTCGCTTTTGCTGTGGCTGCTGCACCCCCGGTATCTGTGGAGTTTGCTGCAGGTTCTGA
- the LOC116309956 gene encoding uncharacterized protein LOC116309956 yields the protein MNGRGDESQNNRNGRQVNPENLPSGDQEPAYEAAYEPVGGFWGLLNSLYRALYNIYFSRLNELLDELEEQYDVFDIDNLNDGNVNNVNINNINVRDNNANVDNNELDDDHNDVVVDIENDDSDEAFEDCEDVHQYIPEEDPQPGLSRRRPREMDEEDLEPNKRFRWSEEFSDDDSDFISACDTDSEGCPHAGNIADEDVNQQVPEEEQLPVGSTKRSRKEDGDEEEPNTKKSRLANSESSSDELFEDALEELDNHETGGSRKRSREDFEEEEENLRVCKFRRCSDESTSTSDDN from the exons ATGAATGGAAGAGGAGATGAATCACAAAATAACCGTAATG GCCGACAGGTTAACCCAGAAAATCTTCCAAGTGGAGATCAGGAACCGGCTTATGAAGCAGCTTATGAACCTGTTGGTGGATTCTGGGGTTTACTGAACAGTCTTTATCGTGCTCTCTATAATATCTATTTTTCGAGGCTGAATGAGCTGTTAGATGAATTAGAGGAACAATATGATGTCTTTGACATTGACAATCTCAATGACGGCAATGTTAACAATGTAAACATTAACAATATTAATGTGAGAGACAATAATGCCAATGTTGACAACAATGAACTGGATGATGATCATAATGATGTTGTTGTCGACATTGAAAATGATGATTCTGATGAGGCATTTGAAGACTGTGAGGATGTTCACCAGTACATCCCTGAAGAGGATCCTCAGCCAGGTCTATCCAGGAGGAGGCCTAGAGAGATGGATGAAGAAGATCTGGAACCAAACAAAAGATTCAGATGGAGCGAGGAGTTTTCTGATGATGACTCTGACTTCATCTCTGCCTGCGACACTGATAGCGAGGGCTGTCCTCATGCTGGTAATATTGCTGATGAGGACGTCAATCAGCAGGTACCAGAAGAAGAACAGCTGCCTGTTGGATCCACGAAAAGGTCCAGAAAGGAAGATGGAGATGAAGAAGAGCCTAATACCAAAAAATCCAGGCTTGCAAACTCCGAGAGCAGTAGTGATGAACTTTTTGAAGACGCACTTGAAGAGCTTGACAACCATGAAACTGGAGGCTCGAGGAAGCGGTCCCGAGAGGATtttgaggaagaagaggaaaactTGCGTGTTTGCAAATTTCGGAGATGTTCAGATGAGTCCACCAGCACCAGTGATGACAACTAA